A genomic stretch from Chaetodon auriga isolate fChaAug3 chromosome 17, fChaAug3.hap1, whole genome shotgun sequence includes:
- the LOC143335515 gene encoding distal membrane-arm assembly complex protein 1-like — protein MSAAPEAPSGGADAPVSKASQMFKSCWSCRVISGGGLILSAAYVFNAARKAMRQGGPTSMGTVAQITFAASLAAWGMVVIADPVGKAQKKT, from the exons ATGTCAGCAGCACCAGAGGCACCATCAGGAGGAGCAGATGCCCCTGTATCAAAAGCCAGCCAGATGTTtaagagctgctggagctgccgGGTCATCTCCGGCGGAGGCCTGATCCTGTCCGCAGCGTATGTGTTCAACGCAGCCCGGAAAGCGATGCGACAAGGTGGACCCACCTCTATGGGGACGGTGGCACAGATTACATTTGCTGCAA GTTTGGCTGCATGGGGAATGGTAGTCATCGCTGATCCGGTCGGAAAGGCGCAGAAGAAGACATGA